A stretch of DNA from Cryptomeria japonica chromosome 4, Sugi_1.0, whole genome shotgun sequence:
ACCACTCAAGACAAGATCACATCATATGAGGTGTGAGATTGGTAGAGGTAGATACCCAAGAAAATTTGGAAGGAAAGGCTCTTCATATTTTGCAATAAAGGGGCAATAGAAACACATGAAGATATTAGTATGAAGAGCCCTTGAAGATAGACGATATACACcaattatttgaagaagaaaagatgAACCACACAACTTCCTCGAAAGATAAATTACAGATTTTTTTCAGTAGTCTCGTGACATTAGAATCTTTCCTTCTTTCATTCATTATAGAAATATTTTCATTTTTCGAAAAAAATTATTAGAACACATTAACAGTGAACAAAACACGTTCGTAGACCCTGTGATCCCCCGCTCCTGAAGGAATTCTTAACCCTGAGTAAACCCTCTAGAAGCTCTGTAATGCCCACAATGCTGTTCCATCGTGTTTTCTCGCGTAAACCTGCTTCTGTTCTTCTATTATTGTCACAAAAACCTTTCTTTCCCCCAAAGTTCATTCCTAGCACAAATTTTTCAGTACTTCTAGCTCAAGAAATATCAACACACCGAAGATTGTCTGTAGTTTCAGAGGTTCCATCAATTTGGTGGCTATCCAAGCCTCTGAGCACGCTGTCCGGCGACAAATTAGAACAAAAAGAGCACGAAAGGTCCTCGTCAACTGAAAGTGTGGACGAGAATTCGACAAAAAAAGAGGAGAATCCCCCTGAGGAGGCTCAGATAATCTTCGGAAAAATGAAAGAAACAGGGCTGATTCCCAACGCTGTGGCCATGCTTGACGGCCTCTGCAAAGATGGTCTCGTTCAGGAAGCCATGAAACTATTTGGTGAAATGCGGCAGAAAGGAAGCATACCCGAAGTAGTCGTATACACAGCCGTGGTGGAAGGCTTTTGTAAGGCATTGAAGCTCGACGATGCCAAGAGGATTTTCAAAAAAATGCAGGACAACCGCATCGTGCCCAATGCTTTTA
This window harbors:
- the LOC131066776 gene encoding pentatricopeptide repeat-containing protein At4g38150; its protein translation is MPTMLFHRVFSRKPASVLLLLSQKPFFPPKFIPSTNFSVLLAQEISTHRRLSVVSEVPSIWWLSKPLSTLSGDKLEQKEHERSSSTESVDENSTKKEENPPEEAQIIFGKMKETGLIPNAVAMLDGLCKDGLVQEAMKLFGEMRQKGSIPEVVVYTAVVEGFCKALKLDDAKRIFKKMQDNRIVPNAFSYAVLIQGLCKDKKLDDALKFTLEMLDNGWKPNVATYVALIDGFCKEQRVEEAKTAISKFKVKGFLADERAVRDYMDKQGPFFPAVWEVMFGKKGRRDKI